A window of Nocardiopsis sp. Huas11 genomic DNA:
GCGGGTCGGCGCCGATGCCTAGGGCCGGGCTGACCCCGCGCGTGGTGGCCGAGGAGGCCGCACGGTTGTGCGACGAGGAGGGGTTCGACGCGCTCACGCTGGCCTCACTGGCCAAGCGTGTGGGGGTGGCCGCGCCCAGTCTGTACAAACACGTCGACGGATTGGCCGCGCTGCGCCGTGAGGTCGCTCTCCTGGGGACGGCCGAACTGACCGAGGTCCTGCGCGGTGCGGCCGTCGGGCAGGCCGGGGCTCCGGCCCTGCGGGCGGTGGCCGCGGCCTACCGCGGTTACGCCCGTGCCCACCCCGGTCGCTACGCCGCGCTGCAACGCGCGCCGCGGGCCGATGACGAGGAGGCCCAACGCGCGGCCGCGGGTCCGGTCATCGTGTTGGCGGCGGTGTTGCGGGGCTTCGGGATCGGGGACGGCCAGGCGGTCCACGCGATCCGGGCGCTGCGCAGCGCGCTGCACGGGTTCGTGCACCTGGAGGCCAACGAGGGGTTCAAGCTGCCGGAGGACCTGGAGGAGAGCTACCGGCTCCTCGTCGAGGGGTTCGTGCGCGCGTTCGAGAGCTGGCCGGACGACACCGCGGCACGGGCCGGGGACGGCTGAGGACGTCCCGGGGCGGTCCGGTGACGGCCGTGCGGCCGGAGCACCGTGCCGCCTCGGAACCCGGTGGGGAACGTGCCCCCGCCGGCGGGCGGATTCGACGGCACGACGACGAAGACGAAGACGAGAGAGGTACCTCATGCTGGCCGGACACTTCGGTATCGCGGGCATGGTCAAGGCCTGGCGGCCGGCACTGCCCATGGGCGCGCTGCTGGTGGCGACCCAACTCCCCGACGTACTCTTCCTCCCCCTCGTCCTGGCGGGCGCCGAGGGCATGGAGGCCGCCGAGCCCGGCCTGTCCGGCTACGGCTCGATGTGGATCCACGCGCCCTTCACGCACGCCCTGGTGAGCAATGTGGTGCTGGCGGTTCTGGTGGGCGTGCTGGTGCACCTGTTCCTGCGCGATCGGTGGGGGCGCGACGCGGGCGCGGTCCTGGGCGCGGTGGTGTTCAGCCACTGGGTGCTCGACCTGGTCGTGCACAGACCCGACATCGCGATCCTTCCGGGCGGCGCGGGCGGCCTGCCCTCGATCGGGCTGGGTCTGTGGGAGATCCCCCTGGTGGCGGCTGCGCTCGAAGGGGCGCTCGTGGTGGTGGGCGCCGCTCTGTACACCTGGCGGGCCCTCCGCGACACGCCGAGCCGCCGCCGGGCCTGGGGCTACAGCGCGGGGATCACGCTCTTGCTGGTGGGGTCACTGGTCTTCGACCTCACCTCCTGAGCGATGCCGCGCGGTGACGAGGCCCTGACCCCTGGCACCGTTTCGGTGACCGCTGGTCATGGTCCAAGCTTGAGGAGCCGGAACGGCCCCCGCCCGCGTGCAACGAACAGCAGTGTTGGAGTGCCCTATGCCCAAGAAACCATCCCCCAGAGGTACGAGCCTCGCCGCCGCCGTGGTCGGCGTCCTCGTGGTCGCCGCCTTCGTCCTCCACCAGTTGGGCGTGATCGACCTGGAGAGCCTGGACTCCTCCGGAGGCGACGTGCGGGCCAACGACGCCGCGGCCTCCGCCTCCGACGCCGACCAGGTCCTGGCGTGGTTGGACGAGATCCGGATCGAGGACGAGGACGATCCGCCCGGATACGACCGGGCACTGTTCCCCCACTGGAGCACGGTCGAGGGAGCCTGCAACACCCGGGAGACGGTCCTGGCCAGGGACGGCCAGGACGTGACGGCCGACGACGAGTGCCGGGCGGTGTCGGGGACCTGGGACAGCATCTACGACGGTGAGAGCTTCACCGACGGCGGTGACCTGGACATCGACCACATGGTGCCGCTCAAGGAGGGTTGGCGTTCGGGCGCGCACGCCTGGAGCACCGAGGAGCGGGAGCGGTTCGCCAACGACCTCGAACGCTCACCCCAGCTGTGGGCGGTGAGCGCGTCCAGCAACCGGTCCAAGGGCGATTCCGACCCCTCGGACTGGATGCCGCCGAACGAGGACTTCCACTGTGACTACGTCGCGGCGTGGATCGAGGTCAAGCACGTGTGGGACCTGACCGTGGACGCCGACGAGGAGACGGCGCTGCGCGAGGTGCTCTCCGGCTGCTGAGGCCCCGGGGGCCGGTCGCGCGAACGCCGCGGCCGGCCCTTCGGCATCCCCGGACTCGGACCGTCGCTGGTCACCGGCCCCCGATATGCGGTGCCCGGTCACCGGCTCGGGCCGCCCCCGGGCCCCGGTCTTCGGTCCCGACGCGGCCCGCCGGGCGGCGGCGCACCGGTCACTCCGGACGGACCCCCCGCGCGGTCGCCAGGAGCTCGTCCGTGCCGAGGAGCCCGAAGGCGTCTCGAACCTCCACCGCCACCCCCGCCTCCGGACACCAGAAGGCCTCCGTCTCGCCGCGCAGCCCCTCGACCCCGTCGTGGTCGAACGTGCTCAGGGCCCAGGTGTCCGGTGAGCGCTCGTGGTACTCCGCGAGGAACGCGCGCACGGCGGACAGGTCGGTGAGCCTGGCGCCCCGCAGGACGAGGACCTGGAGGACGACCTGGGCTCCCCCGCCCTCCAGGGTCCGCTCCCACACGCGCGTGGAGAAGGCCACGTCCTCCCACTCGTAGGTGAAGTCCGAGACCTCGGTCCGGTCGTCGATCTGGTCGGGCAGGTGCCCGATCGCGTAGCCGTCCAACTCTCCCCCTCGTGGGTCGGTGGCGGCCGCGGCCGCCGTGAGTACGAGCACGAGCGCGGTGGCAAGCGCCACCGTGGCCCACCGAACAACGAACATGGTCACCCCCGACGGTGGTCGCGGGTCCCTCCCGAACCACCTGATCTCCATGGTCGGTCGGGTCGGGGGCCAGTTCCAGAGTGAACTCCAACCTGTGGACAACCCCGTTCCGACACACCTCAGCGGGGCGGGACGTGGGTGTCGGCGAGGTACTCGGCGATGGCGAGCGCGGAGGTCGCCGCGGGCGAGGGCGCGTTGCGCACGCACACCACACGGCCGTGGGCGTCCACCCGGAAGTCGTCGACCAGGGCGCCGTCGCGGCCCAGGGCCTGGGCCCGCACGCCCGCCCGCGCCGGACGCAGGTCCGCGCCGGTGATCTCCGGCAGCAGCCGCCGCGCCTGACGGGCGAACACCGTCCTCGAGGCGGAGACCAGGGACTCGCGCACTCCGGTGGCCCAGTGCCGCCGCGCCAGACGCCAGAAGCCGGGCCAGGCGAGGGTCTGGGCGAACTCGGCCCTGTCCAGGTCGCGGAAGCCGTAGCCCTCGCGCGCGGTGGCGAGCACGGCGTTGGGCCCGGCCATGACCTCCCCGTGGACGTGGCGGGTCAGGTGCACGCCCAGGAACGGGTACTGGGGGTCGGGCACCGGATAGATCAGGCCCCGCACGAGGTGGCGGCGTTCGGGCACGAGTTCGTGGTAGTGCCCGCGGAAGGGGACTACGCGCGGATCGGGTCCGGCCCCCGCCATCCTGGCGAGCCGGTCGCTCTGCAGGCCGGCGCAGGCCACCAACCGGTCGAAGCGGTGGATCCGTCGTTCACCGAGTGGGTCACCGGTCAGGACGCGTACGCCGTCGTCCTGCTGGCGCAGATCCAGGACCGGGGTGTTGAGCAGGACGCGTCCACCCGACCGGCGCACGTCGTCGGCGAGCTGCTCGGCGACGGCCACGAAGTCGGTGATGGCGGTCGTGGGCGAGTGGAGGGCGGCGACGCCGGCGGCGTGGGGCTCGATCTCGCGCAGGCCCTCGGGGCCGAGCCGGGTGACGCCGGGGACGCCGTTCGCCTTCGCCCGGCGCTCGATGTCGTCCAGCCGTTCCTCGTCCTGCGCGTCGAGGGCGACCACGAGCTTGCCGGCCTCGTCGTAGGCGAGTCCGTGCTCGGCGCAGTACTCGCGCAGCAGGCCGACGCCGCGGCGGCACAGGGTGGCCTTGAGGGACCCGGGTTTGTAGTAGAGGCCGGCGTGGACGACCCCGCTGTTGTGTCCGGTCTGGTGGGCGGCGACCCGGTCCTCCTTCTCCAGGACGGTGACGCGGACGCCGGGGCGTTGGAGGAGGAGGCGGCGGGCCAGGGCGAGGCCGACGATGCCACCGCCGACGACGCCGATGTGTTCACTGCTGCGCATGGGCGCACGCTAGCAACTCGGGCGGCGGCCTGGGCTCGCGGGTCCGGGCCCGTCCGCGCGCCCCCCGTTCGCGTGGGCCCATGGGCGCGGGCCGCACGGCTCACAGGGAGCGCAGGCCGACCAGGACCGCGTGCAGGATGTCCTGGCGTTCCAGCGGCCGGGAGGGCCCGCAGCGCTGGAGGGAGCCGTCGGCGATCATCCGGGCGACCATGCTCCTGACCTGCCCCATCGGCAGGCGCACCTCCGCCGCGAGTTCGGCGAGGGTGCGGGCGTGGACGGCGCGCAGCAGGATGGTCGCGCGTTCGGGTTGGAGCGCTTCGTGTTCGCCGGGCAGTCGGGCCGCCACGATCAGCGTGAGCATGTCCAGGTCGTCGGGGGGCTCGCTCGTCCGCGCCGTGGAGCGGCCGCCCGTTCCGGCCTCCACGGCGTAGGGGCGCAGGAACCGTTCCGTGTCCTCCTCGCCGGCGGCCGCGGGCGGTTCCGGGAGCCTGGGCTCGGCCGCGGGCGCCTGGGCGGGAACGTGGCCGATCATGGGCCGGGCGTGGGCGCCGTCACCTCTCATCGCGGGCCTCCGGCGGTGTGTCGGGAGCGAGGACCCGGCCGAAGCCGTCGGGCGGAGTGGGCCGGGACGCGTGGGTGTCGTACGGCCGGTCGGGGTGTTCGCAACCGGGTGGCGCGACCACCGGTTGCGCTCCCGTGGGCGGCGCGGAGGACGGACGCACCCGCTTGGGCAGCGGCGCGCGCGGGCCGGTGGAGGGGTCGGGCACCTGGTACGGCGGCACGGGGGCAGGGGCGGTACCCCGGGGTTCGTGACCCGCGGGGCCGTGGTGCGGCATGGGGCGCTGGGGGCCGCTCGCGGCCGCCTGGGGCGGTCCGTCACCGTGCGGATCGGCGTGGGTCGGCCCTTCCGGGGCCTGGCGCGCGCCCCGGCCCCTCGACGTCTGGGCCTGGGAGAGCGCGACCAGGGCGTGCAGGTCGCGCTGGCGGGCGGAGTGCCCGGGGCCGGCCGGCGCCGGGTCGTCCGCCCCGTTCCAGGGCCGCGCGGGACCGGGCCGGTCTCCCGGCCAGGGCGCTCGGCCGGGGTCGCCCGGAGCCCCGGCCCCGTCCGGGCCGGGCACGACCGGCCGCTGCGGGCCGGTCACCGGCGCCTGGGGCGGGCCGATCGCTCGCTCGGCGTGCTCCGGACCGTGGCCGCGCCCCGCGTCCAGCGGCCGCTGCGGGCCGCTCTGCGAGGAGTTCGACGGGACTCCGCCCGGACGGGGGCCGTGCGCGGGACCCGGACGAACACCCTCCCCGCCACCCAGACCCTGCTGAGGACCGGTCACCGACACCGACCACTGCGGACCCGTCACCGAACGGTCACCGGAGAGCCCGAGCACGTCGCCCCCGCTGAGGGCTCCGTCCGCTCCGCGGCCCACGTGCGGCTGCGGGCCGCTCTGTGGCGCGCCCGACGGGGTCCCGCTCGGACGGGCGCCGTGCGCGGGACCCGGACGAACACCCTCCCCGCCACCCACACCCCGCTGGGGACCCGTCACCGACACCGACCACTGCGGCCCCGTGGACTGCCCGTTCGAATGACCACCCGGTTCGGGAACCGCGGGCATCCCCTCCGATGCCTGCCCCACCTGCTGCTGGGGCCCCGTCACCGACACCGACCACTGCGGACCCGTGGACGCACCGTTCGAACGAGCGCCCGCTTCGGGACCCGCGGGCACCCCCTCCGCCCCCTGTCCCACCCGCTGCTGGGGACCGGTCACGTCGGGAGCACCGTGGACGGGCCTGGGGGGGCCGCCGGCGGACTCGGCACCCTCGTGCGCCACGGACGTCTGCGGTCCTGTGGTCGGGGCCGGGGGCCGCGGTCGGCCCCCTGATGCCTCGTGGCCGCCCGATGGCGCGGCGGAGACCGGGACGGGGCTCTCCACCGGTTCGAGCAGGGATTCCGGCAGGAGCGCCGTGGCCCTGGTCCCGCCGTAGGAGGAGGGCCTCAGCCAGACCCGGATACCGTGCCGCTCGGCCAGCCTGGCCACCACGAACAGACCCAGGCGGGGGTCCTCCGGCAGCTCCATGACGTCGAACTCCGGCGGCTGCGTGAGCGTGCGCTCGGCCGCCGCGTAGCCGTGCTCGGACATCCCCAGGCCGCGGTCCTCCACCTCCACGGTGAGGCCGCCGACCACGGGTGCGCAGCTGACGTCCACCGGCGCGCCCGCCGGGGAGAACTGGGTGGCGTTCTCCACCAGCTCGGCGAGGAGGTGGACCACGTCGGCGACCGCCTGCCCGTGCATGAGGACGCGGGGCGCGGAGGTCAGGCGGACCCGGTCGAAGTCCTCGGTCTCGGCGATGGCGGCCCGCAGCACGTCCACCAGCGGACGCGGTTGGCGCCACCGGCGCACCGACTGGCCGCCGCCCAGGATGATGAGGTTGTCGGCGTAGCGCCGTGCCCGGGTCGCCAGGTGGTCGAGGCGGAAGAGCCGGCGCAGTGCCTCGGGGTCCTGCTCGTTGTACTCGATCTCGTCGAGCAGCCGCAGTTGGCGCTGGACGAGGTTCTGGTTGCGAAAGGCGATGCCCAGGTAGGCCCGGTTGGCGCCGCGGCGGATCTCGGCCTGGCGTACGGCGGCCTCCACCGCGGTCAGCTGGGCGGAGTCGAAGGCCTCCGCGACCTGTCCGATCTCGTCGCTGCCGATGTCGTCGAGCGGGGGCAGCTCCTCCTGGACGTCGACCTTCTGGCCCCGCTGCGCGCGTTCGACGATGTCGGGCAGGTCGTCGTCGCGGTCCAGGATCTGCGAGCGCAGCCGTACGAGGCGGTCGGTCAGGCGGCGCGAGGACCGGCTGACCACGGAGATGGCGGCCACCCCGCCCACGAGTGTGGCCACCGCCGCGGCCACGCCGAGGGCCACGCGCAGCAGGGCCGCGCTCCAGGCCAGGTCCACCGTGCGCTCGGCCTGGGAGAGGGCGAGCGAGCCCAGGTGCGCGGACGAGGCGGCCGAGGCCTCGTCCCACGCCGTGGCGCCGATGCCCACCTGCGTGTTCCACTGGGCGTCGGGTTCTCCGAGGGGAGGCGGTCCCTCCTCGGGGTCGCGCTCGACGATCGGTGTCCGGGTCACGACCTGGCGGCTGAGGTCTTCGGCTTGCCGCCAGCCCTCGCGGCCGGTCATCGACTCGTAGCGGCGCTGGAGCGACGGGTGCAGGGTCGGGGCGACGGTGGAGAGCGTGGAGCGGTAGGAGGCGGTGAGGTAGGTGAAGTGCGCGGTCTCCTCGTAGCTCATCTCCCCGCCGGCGATCACTCCGGCCAACAGCGCGTCGGCGGTGGCGTAGTCGTCGTGGGCGCCCATGAGTTCGCGGGTCAGGACCGCGTCGGTGAGGTTCTCTCCCCCGTCGGTGGTGTGGACGAGCGCGGTGATGGCGGACTCGGCGCCGTCGATCAGCTCCCCGAAGCGCAGGAGCGCCTCCTCCCGGTCGAGGGCGAGGTCGTCGACCAGTTCGCGCGTCTCGGCCAGCGCTTCGGGGGCGGCGGCGACGGTGGCGGCGCTGCGCTCGACCTCGTCGTCCTGGGCGTCGCGGAGCCGTTCGGCCAGGGCGACCGCCTCGGCCACGGCCGCGTCGGTGCTCTCGCGCTGCTCGCCCAGGTCGGGTCCGGCCTGGTCGCCGGCGCCCTCGTTCTCGCTCCGGCCCAGGTGGACCAGGGTGTCGCGGCGTTCGTCGCGCAGTTCGGTCGCGGCACGGGAGAAGGTCTCGGTGCCCTCGGCGGCGCGTCCGACGTCGCCCATGAGTTGGACCGCCTGCACGGTGCCGACGGCCGCCACCACGAGCCACAGTGCGAGGAAGCACAGGCTCGGGATCAGCACGATGCGGGTGAGCTGACCGCGGATCGTGGACGCGTGGTCGCGGTTTCTGCGCATGGTCCCCTCCAGCCTGAGCGGGTGCCGGGCATGTCCTCGTAGGAGGCCCGGAGGCTCGTGGTCGTGACGAGGCTATCGAAAAAACATTGCCGTACGCTGTCAAACAATCACAAGTAGTTATCCATCAAGGGAGACCAAGGCGACGCACCGTGTGTTACGCGACATCACGCCGCGTTGAACGCGCAGGTCGCACCGGTCACAACACGAAGGGCCGCCCGTGGAACGGGCGGCCCTCGATGGCGTGAGGAGTCGGCGTGTCGCGGTCTCAGGACTCCGGCCGGTGCCGGGAGCCGACGGGCGCCGGAAGCTCTTCGGCGGTCGGCGGCTGTTCCACACCGAGGGAGTTCAGGACCTCGGCGTAGCGCAGCGCGGCGATCTTGCCCAGCAGGCTGTCGGCGCCCAGTGGGGCGCCGAGGCGGGCGCCGAAGCGTCCGGCCAGCTCCTCCAGTTCGGCGGTGCGCAGCTCCGGGCCCAGCGCGCTGGGCGCGATGACCGGCCGCTGGCACCCGCCCTGCCGCAGCTGGTCCAGGACCTGCTCGATGGCGGCGGGGTTCTCCAGGTCGGCGGGCAGCACGGTCAGGCCGAGGCGGGCGGCCAGCAGGACGGCGGACACACCGGCGGCACCGGCGGCGGCCTCACCGCCGACCGCGCCCACGACGACGCCGTCCGCCATCGTGTTGTTGCGCGCCACCACACTGATCAGGCGCATGCGGTCGGCGCGGACGAACCCGGCCTCGGCCAGGCGCAGGTGCAGGACCTCGGCGAGCATCGGGTGCGGTCCCAGGCCCTCGGTGACGCGTACGTCGGCGCGGGCGCGGGAGACCGCCGAGTCGATGGCGGCCGACATCGCGTTGTGCGGTGCGGTGACCAGGGGGACGACCACTCCGGCCAGGGGGCGGCCCTCGGACCGCTCCAGACCGGCGAGGGCCTCGTCCAGGGACTGCTCGTCACCCTCGATGTGGCCGTGGCGGATGGTGACCTCGGGGCGGTAGGCCCGCACCAGGTCGGCCATGCGCTCACCGATCGACCCGCCGTCGGCGCCCCTGGCCTGTTCGGCCGTGCCGGGGACCGCCATGATCAGTGCGGGCGTTCCGAACCAGTTGTCGAACGACAGGGGGTTGCGGTGTCGGCCCGAACGCCGCTTGGGCAGTTCACGTGGAGGAAGTCGATCAGAGTTTCGCATACCAGGATTCAGATGAGAGGCGGATGGGGTGCCCAGTTCACAGCTTTGGTCACTGCCGCGACATTGTAGCGTTCAACACCACATTTCCGGGCGCATCCCCCGAACGTATACCCGGGTGCCGCCGCGGTACGGCGGCGGGTCGCCGCCCGGCGCGGATCACCCCGTCATGGCGGGGCTGCGGGTGCGCATCACGTGGGTGACCAGTTCCACCAGCACGTCCCGGCACGAATCGCGTTCGCGTGCGTCGGTCATCATGACGGGGACCGCGGCGGGGACGTCGAGTGCCTCGCGCACCTCGGCGGCCTCGTAGGGCTCCGAGCCGACGAACCGGTTCACCGCGACGACGAACGGCAGCCCCTGGCGTTCGAAGAAGTCCACCGCGTGGAAGCAGGTGTCCAGCCTGCGGGTGTCGGCCAGGACGACGGCGCCCAGGGCTCCGGCGGAGAGTTCGTCCCACATGAACCAGAACCGGTCCTGTCCGGGCGTGCCGAAGAGGTAGAGGACGATGTCGTCGTTGATCGTGATGCGGCCGAAGTCGAGCGCGACGGTGGTGGTGCTCTTGCTCTCCACCCCGCCCAGGTCGTCCACGCCGTAGCTGGCCTCGGTCATCACCTCCTCCGTGCTCAGCGGGGTGATCTCGCTGACCGAGGCCACCAGGGTGGTCTTGCCGGCGCCGAATCCCCCGGCGACGATGATCTTGACGGCCTGCGGGATCGCCTCCGGCGTTCCCGGGCCGGTCTCAGAGTCTGCGGATGCCATCGAGTACCGCCTGAAGTACTTTCTTCTCGGGGAGTCGGGTCACGGGCACGGCCGCCCGCGTGCGCACGTCGCCCTCGGCGACGAGGTCGCCCAGGAGCACCTTGACGACCGTCATGGGGATGTCGAGCCGCGCGGAGATCTCCGCGACGGAGATGGGCCTGTGGCACAGCCGCAGGATCTCCTTGTACTCAGGTTCGAGGTGGTGCTCCTCCCGGTCGCGCGCAGCCACCACGATCGTGATCATGTCCAGGGCGGGGCCCGCGGACCGCGGTCGGGTCCGCCCCCTGGTCAGGGTGTAGGGGCGCACGAGGGGGTCGGAGGGCGCGTCGCCCCGCGCCACTCCCGCGGAGGGCCCTTCGGAGGTGGGGTGGCCCCCGCCGCGCCGCAGGAAGGGCGTCGGCCCCTCCCTCGCGGCGCCGGCCGCGGCCTCCACCGCTCCCGCCCAGGCGGTCATCGGCCGTTCGCGGGGGTTCACGACCCCGCACCGCCCATCGCGGAGAGGTGGCCCGCGCGCCGCGGCGCGGCGGTGAGGAACTGGCCCACGCGCTTGACGCGCAGGTTCATCTCGTAGGCGACCAGGCCCACGTCGGCGTCCTCGGTCGCCAGCACCGCCAGGCAGGCGCCCGCGCCCGCCGCGGTGACGAAGAGGTAGGAGTGCTCCATCTCCACCACGGTCTGGCGGACCTCTCCTCCACCGAAGTGGCGCCCGGTCCCCCGTGCCAGGCTCTGGAAGGCCGACGCCACCGCCGACAGGTGCTCGGCGTCCTGGGAGGCAAGTCCTCGCGAACCACCCAGGAGCAGGCCGTCCGACGACAGGACGATCGCGTGTGCGGCTCCGACGACCCGGTCCACCAGGTCGTCCAGGAGCCAGTCAAGGTTGTCCGAGGCCCCGCTCATTCCCACCATCTCAGTCGCTCTCTCCCCTGCGGTCGTCGGTGCTGACACCGACCTGATCACTGCTGTACTCCCGTCCGGTCTCCTCTGCGTCCGCGGCGCGCCCCCTCCTGGTGCCCGCGCTGAACGCGTCCATCATCCGGCGCGCGTCCTCGGGGGTGCGCTCCCTGGCGCCCGTCCGCTCCTCCGGGTCCGGCTCGGCCGGCGCCCACGCGGGATCGTGCCTGAGCTGGGGTGCCAGGCTGGCCTGGCGTCTGCGCCGGGGCAGTCCGGGTCGGTCGGCACGTGCCCCGACCCTGCCCGGGAGCGTGGGGTCCGGGGCCCGCGGCGTCGTGGGGGTGTCCGCGGTGACGGGGGTGTCCGCGGTGGCAGGGGCGTCCGCAGGGGTGTCGGGGCGGGGCAGGGTGCCGGTGTCGTCGGCCAGGCCGGGGACCTGGCGCAGGACGGGAGCGGAGCGGCGCTCCCCCGCGGATCCGTCCTCGTCCGGCACGGGCACCGGGCGCAGGAGCGCTCGCGCGCCGCGCGGGGTGTCCTCCGGTGCGAGCACGTCACGGGCGCGGCGCACGGGGCGCTCCTCGCGCGGGCCCCGCCGGTCCAGCGCGTCCTGGCAGGCCAGCGCCGCGATCCGGGGGCGCTCGGTTCCCGGCCCTGGCTGGGCGGCGACCAGCGCCGAGGGGATGAGCACCGCCGCGCGCGTCCCCCCGTAGGGCGAGGGGCGCAGCTGGACCTGGATGTCGTGCTTGGCGGCCAGGCGGGCGACGACGAAGAGTCCGAGCTGGGCGTCGGTGCCGGGCACCATCACGTCGAACTCCGGTGCCTCGCTGAGCGTGGTGTTGGCCCTGGCCAGGGCGTCGTCGGCCATGCCGAGCCCGCGGTCCTCGATCTCCACGGCCACACCCTTGGGCACGGTCTCGGTGACGATGGTGACCTCGGTGTGCGGCGGCGAGTAGGCGGTGGCGTTCTCGACCAGCTCCGCCATCATGTGGATGACGTCGGCGACGACCGCTCCGGACAGGGACAGCTCGGGTACCGACACCAGGCGGACCCGGGCGTACTCCTCGGTCTCGGAGATGGCGCCGCGCAGGATGTCGACGATGGGGATGGGGTGGCGCCAGCGGCGGCCGGGCTGGGCTCCGCCGAGGATGATGAGGTTCTCGGCGTGGCGGCGCCCGCGGGTGGCGAGGTGGTCGAGCTGGAAGAGGCTCTCCAACAGGTCGGGGTCCTCCTCCTCGCGCTCCACGCGGTCCAGGAGCTGGATCTGGCGTTGGACGAGCGACTGGTTGCGGTGCGCGATGCCGAGGAAGACGCGGCTGACGCCGGCACGGATGTCGGCCTGTTTGATGGCGGCGCTCACGGCGGTGCGCTGGGCGATGTTGAAGGCGTCGGCGACCTGGCCGACCTCGTCGTCACCGTGGTCGAGCTGCTTCATCTCGGTGTCGAGGTCGACGCTCTCGCCGGCCTCCAGACGGCGCACGATGCGCGGCAGGTCGGTGCGGGCGGTGCCCAGGGTGTCGGCGCGCAGCCGGGCCAGGCGGTAGGTGAGCCGCCCGACCGAGTGCGCCGCCACACCGTAGGCGACGGTGCCGGCGAAGAGCGAGGTGATGCCGCCGCCGAGCGCCAGGGAGAACATCCACGTGCTGGCGGAATCGGTGGCGTCCACGACGGAGGCCGCGCGGTCGGCGGTGATGGCGCTCAGGTCGGCGTTGACCGCGTCGGCCGCCTCCCGCCAGCCGTCGAGTCCGGTGGGCGGCGCGGAGCCGCGCTCGATCTCTCCGGTGACCGGGTCGAGCGTCACCTCGGCCTCGTGGCGGGCCAGGGTGTCGGCCATGGCCAGGGCGTCCTGCCAGGGCGCGCCGCCGGCGAGGGTGAGGGGCGTGGGCCCCTGGTCGGAGGTGTCCTGGTCGCTGCCGTTCTCGCCCGCCGGGCCGGCGCCGTCGACCTCGACGGTCGGCGCCGGGCCGCCGCTGTGGACGGTCTCGACCCGGTGGCGGGCGTCGGCGGTCAGCGCGGCGATCTCGGTCTGGTCGGCGCGGGTGAGCGAGTCCCGGGCCAGGACGGAGGCGACCACGGCGTCGGCATGGCTGAAGCTCTCCTGGGCCCACATCAGGTCGGTGGTGGCGGAGGCCTCCGCCGAGGCGGTCCCGTCGTCGAGGGCGCGCGCGGTCCCCGCGTAGAGCCGGATGCCCTGGTGGATCGCGGTGGTGTAGGCCCCCAGGGCCGCGTCGGGGTCCCCGGGGTCGGCGAGGTTGTCCGCGCGCAGCGCCTCGGCGGCCCGCACGGAGTGGAGGAAGTCGTCGGCCAGGGGGGCGGTGGCGGCGTCGTCCTGGTCACCGAGGTCGTCGGCCAGGGACCGCAGGTCGGCGACGGCGGCGTCGGTGCTCGTGCCCGCCTCGGCCAGCGCGTCACGGCGGTCGTCGTCGGGAGCGGCCAGGTACTCGGCGCCGACCCTGCGCTCCTGTTGGAGCAGCGTGAGGAGTTCGGCGAGTTCGATCCCGGCCCGGCCCTCGCTCAGGGCCGCGCGCAGCGAGACGCCCTGGGCCAGCGTGGCCGCGCTGATGACGACGAACAGCACCAGGAAGGTGATGCTCGGGATCAGCACGATCCGGTTGAGCTGGGCCTTGATGCCGCGCCTGGTACCCCCCGGCTGCGCCATTGCGTTCCTC
This region includes:
- a CDS encoding TetR/AcrR family transcriptional regulator, with the translated sequence MPRAGLTPRVVAEEAARLCDEEGFDALTLASLAKRVGVAAPSLYKHVDGLAALRREVALLGTAELTEVLRGAAVGQAGAPALRAVAAAYRGYARAHPGRYAALQRAPRADDEEAQRAAAGPVIVLAAVLRGFGIGDGQAVHAIRALRSALHGFVHLEANEGFKLPEDLEESYRLLVEGFVRAFESWPDDTAARAGDG
- a CDS encoding permease: MLAGHFGIAGMVKAWRPALPMGALLVATQLPDVLFLPLVLAGAEGMEAAEPGLSGYGSMWIHAPFTHALVSNVVLAVLVGVLVHLFLRDRWGRDAGAVLGAVVFSHWVLDLVVHRPDIAILPGGAGGLPSIGLGLWEIPLVAAALEGALVVVGAALYTWRALRDTPSRRRAWGYSAGITLLLVGSLVFDLTS
- a CDS encoding HNH endonuclease family protein; this translates as MPKKPSPRGTSLAAAVVGVLVVAAFVLHQLGVIDLESLDSSGGDVRANDAAASASDADQVLAWLDEIRIEDEDDPPGYDRALFPHWSTVEGACNTRETVLARDGQDVTADDECRAVSGTWDSIYDGESFTDGGDLDIDHMVPLKEGWRSGAHAWSTEERERFANDLERSPQLWAVSASSNRSKGDSDPSDWMPPNEDFHCDYVAAWIEVKHVWDLTVDADEETALREVLSGC
- the lhgO gene encoding L-2-hydroxyglutarate oxidase, with protein sequence MRSSEHIGVVGGGIVGLALARRLLLQRPGVRVTVLEKEDRVAAHQTGHNSGVVHAGLYYKPGSLKATLCRRGVGLLREYCAEHGLAYDEAGKLVVALDAQDEERLDDIERRAKANGVPGVTRLGPEGLREIEPHAAGVAALHSPTTAITDFVAVAEQLADDVRRSGGRVLLNTPVLDLRQQDDGVRVLTGDPLGERRIHRFDRLVACAGLQSDRLARMAGAGPDPRVVPFRGHYHELVPERRHLVRGLIYPVPDPQYPFLGVHLTRHVHGEVMAGPNAVLATAREGYGFRDLDRAEFAQTLAWPGFWRLARRHWATGVRESLVSASRTVFARQARRLLPEITGADLRPARAGVRAQALGRDGALVDDFRVDAHGRVVCVRNAPSPAATSALAIAEYLADTHVPPR
- a CDS encoding DUF742 domain-containing protein, producing the protein MRGDGAHARPMIGHVPAQAPAAEPRLPEPPAAAGEEDTERFLRPYAVEAGTGGRSTARTSEPPDDLDMLTLIVAARLPGEHEALQPERATILLRAVHARTLAELAAEVRLPMGQVRSMVARMIADGSLQRCGPSRPLERQDILHAVLVGLRSL